A window from Synechococcales cyanobacterium T60_A2020_003 encodes these proteins:
- a CDS encoding response regulator — RYLKVIVPVLDQDSRVTGAVMIFFSTANLRQAVQQQLGQVAIAATLIILAGLFASLILSRKVTAPIAQLTAAAAALEQQTFDPESLNTISRSPDELGSLARSFQNMAAQVYEREQSLQSAREALRRSEAYFRSLIENASDIILTLDATTTIRYASASLESVLGYTAEEWLNRSLLGLVHPDDLRMVNQTLQTVAQKEGISPPLEMRLRHADGHWITLEAIANNLLQDPAVNGLIFTLRDISERKQAEVFQQEKESAEQANRAKSQFLANMSHELRTPLNAIIGYSEMLQEEALDLDQEELVPDLEKIHTAGKHLLALINDILDLSKIEAGRMELYLEPFDIDELIDNVSMTLTPLIQKNRNKLVIQRGDSLGSMYADQTKVRQNLFNLLSNAAKFTENGTITLSVERAAATDNSENDWITFTVTDTGIGMTPQQQSRLFQAFTQADATTTRKYGGTGLGLAIAQRFCTMMGGNITVTSQVGTGSTFVMTLPAQVEKRQGHTLDVSSEPVLPDSEIPPPDPNGVPILVIDDDPTVHDLLRRSLSKEGFRIESALSSAAGLALACSIHPAVITLDVMMPQQDGWTTLTHLKSDPELSDIPVIMITMVNDQGIGYALGASDYLVKPVTRDRLLTVLNKHRPIQPPGTVLVADDDATNRELLRHLLDKEGWAILEAEDGRQVLDCLADHTPSLILLDLMMPKLDGFGVVHELRNRPDWKSIPVIVITAKELTANERDYLQGRVEQILSKGSYRHEDLLVEIRKRISMGAGQHSV; from the coding sequence CCGCTACCTCAAGGTGATTGTGCCCGTGTTGGATCAGGACAGTCGCGTAACTGGAGCCGTCATGATCTTTTTCTCAACGGCTAACTTGCGACAAGCCGTGCAGCAACAGCTTGGTCAGGTGGCGATCGCTGCTACGTTGATTATCCTGGCGGGGCTGTTTGCTTCTCTCATTCTCTCTCGCAAAGTCACCGCCCCCATCGCCCAACTCACCGCCGCCGCTGCTGCTCTAGAACAGCAAACCTTTGATCCCGAAAGCTTGAACACTATCAGCCGATCTCCAGATGAGTTGGGTTCCCTGGCTCGGAGTTTTCAAAATATGGCCGCCCAGGTTTACGAGCGGGAACAAAGCCTCCAATCAGCCCGCGAAGCCCTGCGCCGGAGCGAAGCCTACTTTCGATCACTCATTGAAAATGCGTCGGATATCATCCTCACCTTGGATGCCACCACCACCATCCGCTACGCGAGTGCCTCCCTAGAGTCGGTGCTGGGTTATACCGCTGAAGAATGGCTCAACCGCAGTTTGCTAGGACTCGTCCATCCCGATGATTTGCGGATGGTGAATCAGACCCTCCAAACCGTGGCCCAAAAAGAGGGGATCTCGCCGCCCCTGGAAATGCGCCTCCGCCACGCCGATGGGCACTGGATCACCCTAGAGGCGATCGCCAATAATCTTCTCCAGGATCCGGCGGTGAATGGCCTCATTTTTACCCTGCGCGACATCAGCGAACGCAAGCAGGCTGAAGTCTTTCAACAGGAAAAAGAGAGCGCCGAGCAAGCCAATCGCGCCAAGAGTCAGTTCCTCGCCAACATGAGCCACGAATTGCGGACTCCCCTAAACGCCATTATCGGCTATAGCGAAATGCTGCAAGAAGAAGCCCTGGATTTAGACCAAGAGGAGCTAGTCCCAGATTTAGAGAAAATTCATACGGCAGGTAAGCATTTGCTGGCTTTAATTAATGACATCCTGGATCTGTCCAAGATCGAGGCAGGGCGGATGGAGCTATACCTCGAACCCTTTGACATTGATGAACTCATTGATAATGTCAGCATGACGCTGACGCCGCTGATCCAGAAGAACCGAAATAAGTTAGTGATCCAGCGTGGAGACTCCTTGGGAAGCATGTATGCCGATCAAACCAAGGTTCGCCAAAACCTGTTTAATCTGCTCAGCAATGCGGCCAAATTCACGGAAAACGGTACGATTACGCTTTCCGTTGAGCGGGCTGCGGCCACCGATAACAGCGAAAACGACTGGATTACCTTCACCGTCACGGATACCGGGATTGGCATGACGCCCCAGCAGCAGAGCCGACTGTTTCAGGCATTTACCCAGGCCGATGCCACCACGACCCGCAAATACGGCGGCACGGGCTTAGGACTGGCGATCGCCCAGCGCTTTTGCACGATGATGGGCGGCAACATTACCGTCACCAGCCAGGTTGGAACGGGTAGCACCTTTGTGATGACGCTTCCCGCACAAGTGGAAAAACGTCAAGGCCATACCCTAGATGTATCCTCAGAACCAGTCTTGCCGGATAGCGAGATCCCACCCCCCGATCCAAATGGCGTTCCCATTCTGGTGATCGATGATGATCCGACCGTCCATGATCTCCTGCGGCGATCGCTCAGCAAAGAAGGATTTCGTATAGAGAGTGCCCTCAGCAGTGCCGCAGGCCTTGCCCTCGCCTGCTCCATTCATCCGGCGGTGATCACGCTGGATGTGATGATGCCCCAACAGGACGGCTGGACAACCCTCACACACCTTAAATCTGATCCGGAACTGTCAGATATTCCGGTGATTATGATTACGATGGTGAATGATCAGGGAATTGGGTATGCCCTCGGCGCATCGGATTACCTCGTGAAACCCGTCACGCGCGATCGCCTGCTCACCGTGTTGAATAAACACCGTCCAATCCAGCCTCCGGGCACGGTTCTGGTGGCCGACGATGACGCCACAAATCGTGAACTATTGCGTCATCTCCTCGACAAAGAGGGGTGGGCCATCTTGGAAGCCGAGGATGGGCGTCAGGTTCTGGATTGCCTTGCGGATCACACCCCTAGCCTAATCCTGCTAGATTTGATGATGCCTAAACTCGATGGCTTTGGAGTAGTTCACGAACTCCGAAACCGCCCTGATTGGAAGTCCATTCCGGTGATTGTGATTACAGCGAAAGAGTTAACGGCGAATGAACGCGACTACCTTCAAGGACGAGTTGAACAAATCCTATCTAAAGGCTCCTATCGTCATGAAGACCTCTTGGTTGAGATTCGTAAACGCATATCGATGGGTGCTGGTCAGCATTCGGTATAA
- a CDS encoding response regulator produces the protein MPTILLVEDNEMNRDMLSRRLFRRGHKVLIATDGQQGVQLAQDHQPDLILMDMSLPVLDGWAATRQIKSLPQTQSIPIIALTAHAMAGDCEKCIEAGCDDYDTKPIEFSRLLDKIQALLARGATP, from the coding sequence ATGCCAACCATTCTCTTGGTTGAAGATAACGAAATGAATCGAGACATGCTTTCTCGCCGCCTCTTTCGACGAGGGCATAAAGTTCTCATTGCCACCGACGGTCAACAGGGGGTTCAGCTTGCACAAGATCACCAGCCTGACCTCATCTTAATGGATATGAGCCTTCCCGTTTTAGACGGGTGGGCAGCGACTCGCCAGATCAAATCATTGCCCCAAACCCAGTCCATCCCCATCATTGCGCTGACAGCTCATGCAATGGCGGGCGATTGCGAGAAATGTATAGAAGCAGGCTGCGACGACTACGATACAAAACCCATCGAATTTTCGCGGCTCCTCGATAAGATTCAAGCGCTGTTGGCGCGAGGAGCCACACCATGA